One stretch of bacterium DNA includes these proteins:
- the dnaA gene encoding chromosomal replication initiator protein DnaA, with the protein MNNIWEKSLELIKEKINHQSFKTWFAPTEYISFEGNLLKIKVPNKFYKTWLKEHYMDIITQSLSQISPVEIDLDLVVEDETRENSFPLIAENRGLSFPPPSAPVVPPPALNPKYTFDTFVVGTSNQFAHAAALAVAEHPSLTYNPLFVYGGAGLGKTHLLHAIGHYIASKYRNFKLVYTQAEKFTNELINAIRYDNMNNFRNKYRNIDVLLIDDIQFIAGKERTEEEFFHTFNSLFEAHKQIIISSDSPPKEISTIEERLRSRFEWGLISDIQPPELETKIAILMKKAEAENINLPDDVAFLIASKIKSNIRELEGCLIKLGAYSSLNSEEITLAMAKDALSDLFANDDKFISIESIQKIVCKNFSIKISDLKSKNRSRAVSFPRQIAMYLARKITNQSLPKIAECFGGKDHTTVMHACDKIEKMMEEDNDFRYKINHLINLIKK; encoded by the coding sequence ATGAACAATATTTGGGAAAAATCTCTCGAACTCATCAAAGAGAAAATTAATCATCAAAGCTTTAAAACCTGGTTTGCACCAACAGAATATATTTCCTTCGAGGGAAATCTTTTGAAAATTAAAGTTCCCAATAAATTTTATAAAACCTGGCTGAAAGAACACTATATGGACATTATTACTCAATCACTCAGCCAGATATCCCCGGTCGAAATCGACCTCGATCTGGTGGTTGAAGATGAAACCAGGGAAAATTCTTTTCCGCTCATTGCAGAAAATAGAGGGCTGAGCTTTCCTCCACCCAGTGCTCCCGTAGTTCCCCCTCCAGCCCTGAATCCAAAATATACCTTTGACACCTTCGTTGTGGGCACGAGTAATCAATTCGCTCACGCCGCTGCTCTGGCCGTAGCCGAGCACCCTTCTCTGACCTATAACCCCCTTTTCGTTTATGGAGGAGCGGGCCTTGGCAAGACTCATCTGCTTCATGCCATAGGTCACTATATAGCCAGCAAGTACCGAAATTTCAAACTGGTTTATACGCAAGCTGAAAAGTTTACCAATGAACTGATTAATGCGATCAGATATGACAACATGAATAATTTTCGGAACAAATATCGGAATATCGATGTTCTTCTCATCGATGATATCCAATTCATAGCTGGAAAAGAGCGAACTGAAGAGGAATTTTTCCATACTTTCAATTCTCTTTTTGAAGCGCATAAGCAGATTATCATTTCAAGTGATAGCCCTCCCAAGGAAATTTCCACCATTGAGGAGCGACTTCGCTCACGGTTCGAGTGGGGTCTTATTTCCGATATTCAGCCGCCTGAGCTGGAAACCAAAATCGCCATTCTCATGAAAAAGGCTGAAGCGGAAAATATCAATCTTCCGGATGATGTTGCTTTTCTCATTGCCAGTAAAATCAAATCGAACATTCGGGAACTGGAAGGCTGCCTGATTAAATTAGGCGCTTACTCATCCCTGAATTCAGAAGAAATTACTCTGGCTATGGCCAAAGATGCGTTAAGCGACCTTTTTGCCAACGACGATAAATTCATCAGTATTGAATCGATTCAAAAGATCGTCTGCAAGAATTTTTCGATTAAAATCTCTGACCTGAAATCGAAAAACCGGAGCAGGGCCGTCTCCTTTCCCCGGCAGATTGCCATGTATCTTGCTCGAAAGATAACCAATCAGTCTCTTCCGAAAATCGCTGAATGCTTCGGCGGAAAAGACCATACAACGGTAATGCATGCTTGTGATAAAATAGAAAAAATGATGGAAGAGGATAATGATTTCCGGTACAAAATTAACCATCTGATAAACCTGATCAAGAAGTAG